A stretch of Thermomicrobium roseum DSM 5159 DNA encodes these proteins:
- the solA gene encoding N-methyl-L-tryptophan oxidase, with amino-acid sequence MRSSEVIVIGLGAMGAATAWALARSGFRVLGLDAFRRGHDRGSSHGKTRIIRTAYYESPEYVPLVRRAWTLWRQLEAESGQSLLRMTGGLYVGRPDSSLVSGVLASVRAHGLAHELLEASEAMARFPGLRLAPEQVAVFEPEAGLIDPEAAVAAMLDRATAAGAQLRHETPVIAWAVDGDGVRVETPAGTFRADRLVLAAGAWLSQLVPELGLPLEVWRILHVHFAPRAGGRYAADRFPFALWEDETGLYSAFPELPGQGVKFGRHDTGEVCTPQTVRRTATSEEIAELRHALERYWPEAGGAVLWYLTCLYTVTPDHHFLIDRHPLRPQVVLCSACSGHGFKFAPAIGELVAALAIDSGAQPAALFRLERFRRESIEAAQ; translated from the coding sequence ATGCGCAGCTCAGAGGTGATCGTGATCGGTCTCGGCGCGATGGGCGCCGCGACGGCGTGGGCGCTTGCACGCAGTGGCTTCCGCGTACTCGGGCTGGACGCCTTCCGCCGCGGGCACGATCGCGGTTCGTCGCACGGCAAGACGCGGATCATCCGGACAGCTTACTACGAGTCGCCGGAGTACGTCCCGTTGGTCCGGCGGGCGTGGACGCTCTGGCGGCAACTGGAGGCCGAGAGCGGCCAGTCGCTCCTCCGGATGACGGGAGGGCTCTACGTGGGGCGACCGGACAGCTCGCTCGTGAGCGGGGTGCTGGCGAGCGTTCGTGCGCATGGACTCGCGCATGAACTGCTGGAGGCCAGCGAGGCGATGGCGCGTTTTCCAGGGTTGCGGTTAGCACCCGAACAGGTGGCTGTGTTCGAGCCGGAGGCTGGGTTGATCGACCCGGAGGCAGCGGTGGCAGCCATGCTCGACCGCGCCACGGCCGCGGGAGCACAACTCCGGCATGAGACGCCAGTGATCGCCTGGGCGGTCGATGGTGACGGCGTCCGCGTGGAAACGCCGGCTGGAACCTTTCGGGCGGATCGGTTGGTGCTGGCGGCGGGAGCGTGGTTGAGTCAGCTCGTCCCAGAGCTCGGATTACCACTCGAGGTGTGGCGTATCCTGCACGTGCACTTCGCACCCCGGGCCGGGGGACGCTACGCGGCGGATCGTTTTCCCTTCGCCCTCTGGGAGGACGAAACAGGGCTCTACAGCGCGTTTCCGGAACTGCCGGGACAAGGGGTGAAGTTCGGCCGGCACGATACGGGAGAAGTCTGCACACCGCAAACGGTCCGACGTACGGCGACGAGCGAGGAAATCGCCGAACTGCGCCACGCACTGGAACGGTACTGGCCCGAAGCTGGGGGAGCGGTGCTGTGGTATCTCACCTGCCTCTACACGGTCACACCCGATCATCATTTTCTCATCGATCGGCACCCCCTTCGGCCACAGGTCGTTCTCTGCAGCGCGTGTTCCGGGCATGGTTTCAAGTTCGCTCCCGCGATCGGCGAACTCGTCGCCGCACTGGCGATCGATTCCGGAGCGCAGCCAGCGGCACTCTTCCGCCTGGAGCGGTTTCGGCGCGAGTCGATCGAAGCGGCACAGTGA
- a CDS encoding MDR family MFS transporter: MVWPLAQRPELGRRRTVAIVSGVLAATFLAALDVSIVGTAMPTIVGELRGFALYPWVVTAYLLTSTTTIPLYGRLADLYGRKRILLAAITLFLAGSALCGLAQSMLQLVLFRALQGLGAGGIIPVTLTVLGDLFPLEQRARLQGLTSAVWGAAAVAGPSVGAAVTDLAGWRWIFYLNVPVGLVALGLLGAALQERVGRREHRLDYRGALLLTAGMTLLLSGLSAAGEGRGAAPVVAVGAALGGAALLVLFWRTEQRAALPIVPPELVRRRLMAVVGLGSILIGAGMFGLISFLPLAMQGLGAGTATTAGLTIMPFAVSWSVASTAAGRVILRFGFRSSVVLGMGAMLAGALVLQVVPRWPVLGWAVAAAALFGVGMGFSATAFLIAVQNAVAWSERGIATALVGLSRTIGGAVGVAVLGAVLNGVIQQRLGERAAIDALLDPAQRPSLSDALRASSERALAEALSVAFLLILLVVTAAVALEVVGFPREVLAGRVGARGPVAVSDGARPGDAREEVER, translated from the coding sequence ATGGTGTGGCCGCTAGCACAACGACCGGAGCTCGGACGGAGGCGGACCGTCGCCATCGTGAGCGGCGTGCTCGCGGCGACCTTTCTGGCTGCCCTGGACGTTTCGATCGTCGGGACGGCCATGCCGACGATCGTCGGGGAATTGCGCGGTTTCGCGCTCTACCCCTGGGTCGTTACGGCGTATCTGTTGACCTCGACGACCACGATCCCCTTGTACGGTCGGCTGGCTGACCTGTATGGGCGCAAGCGGATCCTGCTCGCAGCGATCACGCTCTTCCTGGCCGGATCGGCGCTCTGTGGCCTGGCCCAATCGATGCTGCAGCTGGTCCTGTTCCGCGCGCTGCAGGGACTGGGAGCGGGCGGAATCATCCCAGTGACGCTGACCGTCCTGGGGGATCTCTTCCCGCTCGAGCAGCGGGCCCGCTTGCAGGGGCTGACGAGCGCCGTCTGGGGTGCTGCGGCGGTGGCGGGACCGAGCGTGGGGGCTGCGGTCACCGACCTGGCCGGTTGGCGCTGGATCTTCTACCTGAACGTGCCGGTCGGGCTGGTCGCGCTCGGCCTGTTGGGGGCAGCACTGCAGGAGCGGGTGGGGCGGCGTGAGCACCGGCTGGACTATCGGGGTGCGCTCCTCCTGACGGCTGGGATGACGCTGCTGCTCTCGGGACTTTCGGCTGCTGGGGAGGGACGAGGAGCGGCGCCGGTCGTCGCAGTCGGGGCGGCGCTGGGAGGAGCGGCGCTCCTCGTGCTCTTTTGGCGTACGGAGCAGCGGGCGGCCCTGCCGATCGTTCCACCGGAACTCGTCCGCCGTCGGTTGATGGCCGTCGTCGGGCTGGGCAGCATCCTGATCGGAGCGGGGATGTTCGGGCTGATCTCGTTCCTCCCGCTGGCGATGCAGGGTCTGGGAGCGGGGACGGCGACGACGGCTGGCCTGACGATCATGCCGTTCGCTGTCAGCTGGTCGGTAGCCTCGACGGCAGCTGGTCGCGTCATCCTGCGCTTCGGCTTCCGGAGTTCGGTGGTGCTCGGTATGGGCGCGATGCTGGCTGGTGCGCTCGTCCTGCAAGTCGTCCCGCGTTGGCCGGTCCTGGGGTGGGCGGTGGCTGCGGCAGCGCTCTTCGGGGTCGGGATGGGGTTCAGCGCGACGGCGTTCCTGATCGCGGTGCAGAACGCGGTCGCGTGGAGCGAGCGGGGCATCGCGACGGCGCTGGTCGGCTTGTCGCGGACGATCGGTGGGGCGGTGGGGGTGGCCGTGCTGGGTGCCGTGCTCAACGGGGTGATCCAGCAGCGGCTGGGGGAACGGGCAGCGATCGACGCATTGCTCGATCCGGCGCAGCGGCCGAGCCTGAGCGACGCGCTGCGTGCCAGCTCGGAGCGCGCGCTGGCCGAGGCGCTGAGCGTGGCTTTTCTCCTGATCCTCCTCGTCGTCACCGCGGCCGTCGCGCTGGAGGTGGTCGGCTTTCCGCGCGAGGTGCTGGCTGGGCGGGTGGGAGCGCGCGGACCAGTGGCGGTCAGTGACGGGGCACGTCCCGGTGACGCACGGGAGGAAGTGGAGCGATGA
- a CDS encoding NAD(P)H-binding protein: MVARARDPNEASDLAAQGITVRPADYDDPATLDAALRGIQRLLLISGSEVGRRVQQHRNVITAAVRAGVQLLADTSLLHANRTPLRFLALEHPAPEHALQESGLS; the protein is encoded by the coding sequence GTGGTCGCACGCGCTCGCGATCCCAACGAGGCGAGTGACCTCGCTGCACAGGGTATCACTGTTCGCCCTGCCGACTACGACGATCCGGCGACGCTCGATGCAGCGCTCCGCGGCATCCAGCGCCTCCTGCTCATCTCGGGCAGCGAGGTCGGCCGGCGCGTCCAACAGCACCGGAACGTCATCACTGCCGCGGTACGCGCGGGCGTCCAGCTCCTCGCCGACACGAGCCTCCTCCACGCCAACCGCACGCCGCTCCGCTTCTTAGCTCTCGAGCACCCGGCGCCCGAGCACGCCCTGCAGGAGAGCGGTCTTTCCTAG
- a CDS encoding flavin reductase family protein, with protein MVSPEQFRDVMARHAAGVTVVTTAGPTGYHGVTVTAFCPLSLDPPLVLVCIDRQQQSHRLLETAAGWVVNLLSRDQEFLAEQFAGRAPLADSRFSRLPHHLGPLGIPRLDGCLAWIDCRPWARYEGGDHSIFVGQVVALDLGPANDPLIYFERQYYELAW; from the coding sequence ATGGTGAGCCCGGAACAGTTCCGCGACGTCATGGCCAGGCACGCTGCCGGTGTCACCGTGGTGACCACCGCCGGGCCGACCGGCTATCACGGCGTGACCGTGACCGCCTTCTGCCCGCTCTCGCTCGATCCCCCGCTCGTCCTCGTCTGCATCGACCGCCAGCAGCAGAGTCATCGGCTACTCGAGACGGCCGCCGGCTGGGTCGTCAATCTCCTCTCCCGCGATCAGGAGTTCTTGGCTGAGCAGTTCGCCGGACGTGCCCCTCTGGCCGATTCGCGCTTCTCCCGCCTGCCCCATCACCTGGGCCCTCTAGGAATCCCCCGTCTGGACGGCTGCCTCGCCTGGATCGACTGCCGACCCTGGGCTCGCTACGAGGGGGGTGACCATTCCATCTTCGTGGGCCAGGTCGTCGCGCTCGATCTCGGTCCAGCGAACGACCCTCTCATTTATTTCGAGCGCCAGTACTATGAGCTCGCCTGGTAG
- a CDS encoding alpha/beta fold hydrolase produces MAEVRTADGAFVYVEGWRWFFRESGEGEPVVLLHGIPTSSFLWRKVLPVLARERRVIAPDLLGFGRSDKPRHGAETVAQLAERLSALLDRLRVERCALVGHDFGVLVAAALVERWPDRVTHLVVTNTSFRIERWRGGSLSPLQLLRIPVLGEIALALARPWMLAAALRRYLNDQSVLDRAMLARYWEPFELGYRRTLIRSMRVPPFSADDLARWRATLVERGRGGLPLLLAWGARDPQFGVDEARELASAIPGARFLSFQQASHFLPEERPRALGRVIAVFLERPAALPGLV; encoded by the coding sequence ATGGCTGAAGTGCGGACGGCCGACGGAGCTTTCGTTTATGTGGAGGGATGGCGCTGGTTCTTCCGCGAGAGCGGTGAGGGAGAGCCGGTCGTGCTCCTGCACGGCATCCCGACTTCGAGCTTTTTGTGGCGCAAGGTCCTGCCGGTGCTGGCACGAGAGCGGCGTGTCATCGCCCCGGATCTTCTCGGGTTCGGTCGCTCGGACAAGCCGCGGCATGGTGCCGAGACGGTGGCGCAACTGGCGGAGCGTCTGAGTGCCTTGCTGGATCGCTTGCGGGTGGAGCGCTGTGCTCTGGTTGGCCATGACTTTGGCGTGCTCGTCGCCGCAGCGCTGGTCGAGCGGTGGCCGGATCGGGTCACCCATCTGGTGGTGACCAACACGAGCTTCCGAATCGAGCGGTGGCGGGGTGGGAGCCTCTCGCCCTTGCAACTCTTGCGGATACCGGTGCTCGGGGAGATCGCCCTGGCGTTGGCCCGACCGTGGATGCTGGCAGCCGCGCTGCGTCGGTATCTGAACGATCAGAGCGTGCTGGATCGCGCGATGTTGGCTAGGTACTGGGAACCGTTCGAGTTGGGATACCGCCGGACGCTCATCCGCTCGATGCGGGTGCCCCCGTTCTCGGCTGACGACCTGGCACGTTGGCGGGCAACGCTCGTCGAGCGTGGGAGGGGCGGACTCCCGCTTCTGTTGGCCTGGGGGGCGCGCGATCCCCAATTCGGCGTGGACGAAGCGCGCGAACTGGCCAGTGCTATCCCTGGAGCTCGCTTCCTCAGCTTCCAGCAGGCGAGTCACTTTCTCCCCGAAGAGCGACCGCGGGCACTCGGTCGCGTGATCGCCGTCTTCCTCGAACGTCCGGCGGCACTTCCTGGTCTGGTCTAG
- a CDS encoding EAL and HDOD domain-containing protein — MRDVFLRRQPILTRRLDVWGYQVSASHPSFVQPPPALSGSATHPDPSEAEARLLFDALAEVGLPALVGDSIALIELSPAAALAAQDFLAGLATPDRLIPLLTLEPPPDRQLLLDAIAALRSHGFRVGTAGVPSDEVLQAVTRTIDLVAVEYSRANTRLDTLASHLRAGRALLLVTGIEDYQAFDRCREQRVTLFAGTFLALPRPVRALRAPTSRALLLLLARLQDPEVEFSELEALISLDVGLTYRLLRLVNTVWLGRRRIESVRQALLVLGTRLVSAWVTLLLMADIPDKPQELLTLAIVRARMAELVAAARGRTSRESAFLVGLLSVLDALLDQPMSDLVAALPLADELAAALLHREGELGLVLDIVLAYERGDWLRLPASGLRPSLLSSAYVDALAFAREIESALAA, encoded by the coding sequence ATGCGCGACGTCTTCCTGCGTCGCCAGCCGATCCTCACGCGTCGTCTCGACGTCTGGGGCTACCAGGTCAGCGCGAGTCACCCGAGCTTCGTGCAGCCGCCGCCTGCGCTGAGTGGGTCCGCCACGCATCCCGACCCGTCGGAGGCCGAAGCTCGGCTGTTGTTCGACGCGCTCGCCGAAGTCGGGCTCCCCGCCCTGGTCGGCGACTCCATAGCGCTCATCGAGCTTTCTCCCGCCGCGGCGCTCGCTGCCCAGGACTTCTTGGCGGGACTCGCGACGCCGGACCGGCTGATCCCGCTCCTGACGCTCGAACCCCCACCCGATCGACAACTCCTGCTCGATGCGATCGCCGCACTGCGCAGCCACGGCTTTCGCGTCGGAACCGCTGGTGTTCCGAGCGATGAGGTGCTGCAGGCAGTCACCCGGACGATCGATCTCGTCGCCGTGGAGTACAGCCGAGCGAACACTCGACTGGACACACTGGCCAGTCACCTTCGCGCGGGGCGTGCCCTCCTTTTGGTCACGGGGATCGAGGACTATCAGGCCTTCGACCGATGCCGGGAACAGCGCGTGACGCTGTTCGCTGGGACATTCCTCGCGCTCCCGCGCCCCGTCCGCGCGCTCCGTGCCCCGACCAGCCGCGCGCTCCTCCTGTTGCTCGCGCGACTGCAAGATCCCGAGGTGGAATTCTCCGAACTCGAGGCACTGATCTCCCTCGACGTCGGCCTGACCTATCGGCTCTTGCGACTCGTCAATACGGTCTGGCTCGGTCGGCGGCGCATCGAGTCGGTTCGCCAGGCTCTGCTCGTGCTCGGTACGCGTCTGGTCTCCGCCTGGGTAACGCTCCTGCTCATGGCGGACATTCCCGACAAGCCTCAGGAATTGCTTACCCTGGCGATCGTCCGTGCGCGCATGGCTGAACTCGTCGCCGCCGCACGCGGGCGAACCAGCCGCGAATCGGCCTTCTTGGTGGGGCTGCTGTCGGTCCTCGATGCGCTGCTCGATCAGCCGATGTCCGACCTCGTCGCAGCTCTCCCACTCGCTGACGAGCTCGCGGCTGCACTGCTCCACCGGGAAGGTGAGCTCGGCCTCGTCCTCGATATCGTTCTGGCCTACGAGCGTGGCGATTGGCTGCGCCTACCCGCAAGCGGACTTCGACCATCGCTCCTCAGCTCGGCGTACGTGGATGCGCTGGCCTTCGCCCGCGAGATCGAGTCAGCATTGGCTGCGTGA
- a CDS encoding thermonuclease family protein — protein sequence MSVTTIRGRQLVRASSTGRWVQLLLSLAVLSAVVAWPSLATAAPTGHDAFLDTWARSDLPVAEGRVDRTWMWGPEPFTVPLREPYVDAPGGTRLVQYFDKSRMEITDPAADRASPWYVTNGLLAKELVTGQLQLGDQTFQMHPPAVVNVAGDPDDPAAPTYATFAALLAAPPLPAGSAVTQTLDRAGQVGNDPALARYGVTAALLVSETGHTVASVFWSFMNSRGTVYTGWRFREDALFPNPFYATGFPITEPYWTRVRVGGTPRDVLVQCFERRCLTYTPDNPPGWQVEAGNVGQHYYRWRYEQLGQPVQEAGVYQLATVTNVVDGDTIDVRFADGRTARVRLIGVDTPEVYGEVECFGVAASQFTAEWLAGKEVALQRDVSETDRYGRLLRYVWIGPYLFNEVLVRRGYAGVATYPPDVTYAGRFVEAERAAREERAGVWGICPVPPVGRDTEPAPPPGPAPSPSPTPTPAPNCDPSYPTVCIPPPPPDLDCADIPYRRFPVLPPDPHRFDPDRDGIGCESG from the coding sequence ATGAGCGTGACCACCATTCGCGGACGACAGCTCGTTCGGGCGTCGTCGACCGGACGATGGGTCCAGTTGCTCCTCAGCCTGGCCGTGCTGTCGGCAGTTGTCGCGTGGCCATCGCTCGCCACTGCCGCGCCGACCGGGCACGACGCGTTCCTCGACACCTGGGCGCGCAGCGACTTGCCCGTCGCCGAAGGCCGCGTCGACCGCACCTGGATGTGGGGACCCGAGCCGTTCACGGTACCGCTTCGCGAGCCCTACGTCGACGCGCCGGGTGGCACGCGCCTCGTCCAGTACTTCGACAAGTCCCGCATGGAGATCACCGACCCGGCGGCTGACCGCGCGTCACCCTGGTACGTGACCAACGGGCTCCTCGCCAAGGAGCTGGTCACCGGCCAGCTCCAGCTCGGTGACCAGACCTTTCAGATGCATCCTCCCGCAGTCGTCAACGTCGCCGGTGACCCCGACGATCCAGCGGCTCCGACCTACGCTACGTTCGCCGCGCTGCTCGCCGCACCACCGCTGCCCGCCGGCAGCGCCGTGACGCAGACACTCGATCGTGCCGGCCAGGTGGGGAACGACCCGGCCCTGGCACGCTATGGCGTGACCGCCGCCCTCCTCGTCTCGGAGACCGGCCACACCGTCGCCTCGGTCTTCTGGAGCTTCATGAACAGTCGTGGCACGGTCTACACTGGCTGGCGGTTCCGCGAGGATGCGCTCTTTCCCAATCCCTTTTACGCCACTGGCTTCCCGATCACCGAGCCCTACTGGACGCGCGTCCGCGTCGGTGGCACGCCGCGCGACGTGCTCGTCCAGTGCTTCGAGCGGCGCTGTCTCACCTACACGCCCGACAATCCGCCCGGCTGGCAGGTCGAGGCGGGCAACGTCGGGCAGCACTACTACCGCTGGCGCTACGAACAGCTGGGACAACCGGTCCAGGAGGCGGGCGTCTACCAGTTGGCCACAGTCACCAACGTGGTCGATGGCGACACGATAGACGTCCGCTTCGCCGATGGTCGCACCGCCCGGGTCCGCCTGATCGGCGTCGACACCCCTGAGGTGTACGGTGAGGTCGAGTGTTTCGGCGTGGCTGCCTCGCAGTTCACAGCCGAGTGGTTGGCCGGCAAGGAGGTGGCGCTCCAGCGCGACGTCTCGGAGACCGACCGCTACGGGCGGCTCCTCCGCTACGTCTGGATCGGCCCGTATCTCTTCAACGAGGTGCTGGTCCGGCGCGGCTACGCCGGCGTCGCCACCTATCCGCCGGACGTCACCTACGCCGGGCGTTTCGTCGAAGCCGAGCGAGCGGCGCGGGAGGAACGGGCCGGGGTGTGGGGCATCTGCCCGGTTCCGCCAGTGGGACGCGATACGGAACCGGCCCCACCGCCGGGACCAGCGCCATCCCCGTCACCGACGCCGACGCCAGCACCCAACTGCGATCCGAGCTATCCGACGGTCTGCATCCCGCCACCGCCCCCCGACCTCGACTGCGCGGATATCCCCTACCGTCGTTTCCCGGTCCTCCCACCCGATCCGCATCGCTTCGACCCGGACCGCGACGGCATCGGCTGCGAGAGCGGATAG
- a CDS encoding EAL and HDOD domain-containing protein produces the protein MSVRELLIARQPVFDRHLETAAYELRYGQPGGHAGAPSTQDAERFLDTILDLGLDQLVGARAAIVAFPPSFLSSSLPELVAFLPADRLMVLVELPDYLRSDVRDALRRLAHHGCQILLGLDLLETHPPSIDDVDAVRVRLPDPIVLQEQRIRLEALLAELLAPLASFRSGTLRVLVSDIRTYHEFVVCRDFGVDLFQGPFLFRPLIVRGYHRPVSDAALLLLSRLADPAIDFEEIERLLAQDVQLTYKLLKLVNSVWFARRSRIDSLRQALLVLGIRNVAAWVTVLVLAGIENKPVELVRTAVLRARLCELLAAATGSASRETAFLTGLLSVLDAALDRPLEAALAPLPLASEVVAALLEQRGPLGRLLQLVRAYESGDWPHLADLPLAASVVTEAYIDALAFTAEVIGALEQTS, from the coding sequence ATGTCCGTTCGCGAACTACTCATCGCTCGACAACCGGTCTTCGACCGCCACCTGGAAACGGCCGCCTACGAACTTCGCTACGGTCAGCCCGGCGGGCATGCTGGTGCGCCGTCGACGCAGGACGCAGAGCGCTTTCTCGACACCATACTGGACCTAGGGCTCGACCAACTGGTCGGTGCTCGCGCTGCCATCGTCGCCTTCCCTCCTTCCTTTCTCAGCAGCTCGCTCCCCGAACTGGTCGCATTCCTTCCGGCCGATCGTCTGATGGTGCTCGTCGAGCTCCCAGACTACCTGCGCAGCGATGTGCGCGACGCACTACGCCGACTCGCCCACCACGGCTGCCAGATCCTTCTCGGACTCGATCTTCTCGAGACGCACCCACCCTCGATCGATGACGTCGATGCCGTCCGGGTGCGGCTCCCGGATCCCATAGTGCTCCAGGAGCAGCGCATACGCCTCGAAGCGCTGCTCGCGGAACTCCTCGCACCGCTCGCCTCCTTTCGGTCCGGAACCTTGCGTGTTCTCGTCTCGGACATTCGAACCTATCATGAGTTCGTGGTGTGCCGTGACTTCGGCGTCGATCTGTTCCAAGGCCCCTTCCTCTTCCGACCGCTCATCGTGCGGGGATACCACCGACCAGTGTCCGATGCTGCGCTTCTCCTGCTTTCCCGTCTTGCCGATCCAGCGATCGACTTCGAGGAGATCGAACGCCTCCTCGCTCAGGACGTCCAACTCACTTACAAACTGCTCAAGCTCGTCAACAGTGTCTGGTTCGCTCGACGCAGCCGGATCGATTCGCTCCGGCAGGCGCTGCTCGTCCTCGGGATACGCAACGTGGCAGCGTGGGTCACGGTGCTCGTTCTGGCCGGCATAGAGAACAAGCCGGTCGAACTCGTCCGTACCGCTGTTCTACGGGCTCGCCTGTGCGAGTTGCTTGCCGCAGCGACCGGCTCTGCGTCGCGCGAGACAGCCTTCTTGACCGGGCTGCTCTCGGTGCTCGACGCTGCCCTCGATCGACCGCTCGAGGCAGCGCTCGCTCCGCTGCCTCTCGCTAGCGAAGTAGTGGCAGCGCTCCTCGAACAGCGCGGCCCGCTCGGTCGGCTCCTCCAGCTCGTGCGCGCCTATGAGTCCGGCGACTGGCCGCATCTCGCCGATCTCCCGCTGGCCGCATCGGTCGTGACCGAAGCCTACATCGATGCGCTCGCCTTCACTGCCGAAGTGATCGGTGCGCTCGAGCAGACGTCCTAG
- a CDS encoding M23 family metallopeptidase: MRRLLDVLERWETELFLLGVAGWVLPMLDDRLAVVAPLRWALVASLLPWLYRIARWSRQAGVGWTVRFVASQLIGLLSPFVWLFTVRHLIGEGAARLRYRSGMPGPHDWRPRGRYRLPVEGVWTVANGGPDPETSHSWSLVGQRYALDLVVTDGAGRTAPPDVRRPEEYFAWGRPILAAADGTVVAVRDGHHDSRGIGIIDPLTRDPLGNFVVIEHAPGEYSLSAHLQCGSVTVRPGQRVQAGDVIGRCGHSGHSTEPHLHWQLMDRADFWRAASLPVRFAQYWRERDGRWELVSEAMPVRGERVSDHAPNGAENGRARETPGGGAAVDHESGDGGRSAHGGSAGRQ; the protein is encoded by the coding sequence ATGAGGCGCCTGCTCGACGTGCTCGAGCGTTGGGAGACGGAACTGTTCTTGCTCGGGGTGGCGGGCTGGGTCCTGCCGATGCTGGACGACCGGCTAGCGGTGGTGGCGCCGCTGCGGTGGGCGCTCGTGGCGAGCCTACTGCCCTGGCTATACCGCATCGCGCGGTGGAGTCGGCAGGCTGGAGTGGGCTGGACGGTGCGTTTTGTCGCGAGCCAGCTGATCGGACTCCTCTCGCCGTTCGTGTGGCTTTTCACCGTGCGCCATCTGATCGGGGAGGGGGCAGCCAGACTCCGCTATCGTTCGGGTATGCCGGGACCGCACGACTGGCGACCGCGTGGACGGTATCGCCTGCCGGTCGAAGGCGTATGGACCGTTGCCAACGGGGGACCTGATCCGGAGACGTCGCATTCTTGGTCGCTGGTCGGTCAACGGTACGCGCTCGACCTGGTCGTGACCGATGGAGCCGGCCGGACGGCGCCGCCGGATGTACGCCGGCCAGAGGAGTATTTCGCATGGGGTCGGCCGATCCTCGCGGCCGCCGATGGGACGGTGGTCGCGGTGCGCGACGGTCACCACGACTCTCGAGGGATCGGGATCATCGACCCGCTGACACGGGATCCGTTGGGCAACTTCGTGGTGATCGAGCATGCGCCGGGGGAGTACAGTCTGTCAGCCCATCTCCAGTGCGGGAGCGTTACGGTGCGGCCGGGTCAGCGGGTGCAGGCGGGCGACGTGATCGGCCGGTGCGGGCATTCGGGTCACTCGACGGAGCCGCACCTACACTGGCAGCTGATGGATCGGGCGGATTTCTGGCGTGCTGCCTCGCTGCCGGTGCGGTTCGCGCAGTACTGGCGGGAGCGAGACGGTCGTTGGGAGCTGGTCAGCGAGGCGATGCCGGTGCGGGGCGAGCGAGTCAGCGACCATGCGCCGAATGGGGCGGAAAACGGCCGAGCGAGAGAGACACCGGGCGGCGGCGCAGCGGTC
- a CDS encoding TlpA family protein disulfide reductase, translated as MHEPTSSEPIAPTDVSSDRRAQRPLWHLLALNIALLAVLVSAVWLALWFLRQSEVPRPAPSAGDFLAAQALTIGTVAPEFTLPQLDGGQISLSQFRGRPVLVNFWASWCAPCRSEMPALQQVAAQYAGSGLVVIGINQLEDVPTVRGFVREFGLTFPIALDRDGVTSRAWRVYGIPQTYLVGPDGTIRKAWVGPVTEQSVTRALDEMGIRPTPS; from the coding sequence ATGCACGAGCCGACCAGCAGCGAACCGATCGCGCCGACCGACGTGTCGAGCGACCGCCGGGCACAACGACCCCTCTGGCACCTCCTCGCGCTCAATATCGCCCTGCTCGCTGTCCTGGTCAGTGCGGTCTGGCTTGCCCTCTGGTTCCTGCGCCAGAGCGAGGTTCCTCGTCCTGCTCCGTCCGCTGGCGACTTCCTCGCCGCTCAGGCCTTGACCATCGGGACGGTCGCGCCGGAGTTCACGCTTCCCCAACTCGATGGCGGCCAGATCAGTCTCAGTCAGTTCCGCGGGCGACCGGTTCTGGTCAACTTTTGGGCTTCCTGGTGCGCACCATGCCGATCCGAGATGCCAGCTCTGCAGCAGGTGGCCGCGCAGTACGCCGGGAGCGGCCTCGTCGTCATCGGCATCAACCAGCTGGAAGATGTGCCCACGGTGCGGGGGTTCGTCCGAGAATTCGGCCTCACCTTCCCGATCGCACTCGACCGCGACGGGGTCACCAGTCGCGCCTGGCGGGTCTACGGCATTCCGCAGACGTATCTCGTCGGTCCGGATGGGACGATCCGCAAAGCCTGGGTCGGTCCCGTCACCGAGCAATCGGTGACACGCGCCCTCGACGAAATGGGGATCCGACCCACTCCCAGCTGA